The Deltaproteobacteria bacterium sequence CTATCTTTTTTTTAGGAAGATCCTGAATCCAGATAATGGTCCTGCATTTGCCTCTTTTTTGGGTTGTTAAGAAACTTATTGATTTTCTGGACTTGTGTCGTTCCAAAGGTGATTTTACATCTAAAAGCAGTTTTTGAATATCCCCCTCCCTCGTTCCCATTGTTAATTCAACAGCGCCGGGATGTTTTCTTTTATAATATTTTTTTATGAACTTGATAGCGTCTTTGCTGCAGTACTCCTTTTTTACTGTTTTATTTTTCAGGGTGGATTTTTTTATGAAGGTTGCCCCCGGATATAGGGCAATAACTTCATCTTTTTCAGGGCCTTTTCCCCGGGCTTCCAGGCTTTCTGCCGAGCAAAGAGAAAAAGTTATAAGCGTTAAGCAGATGAATATGAAGAATTTCTTTGATTTTTCTTTCAAGGTTGTCCCCTCTTTTTAAAAAATGACGGTCAAATCAAGATGAAATGTCGCACTTTGAGTAACTGTAGTTAATAAATACTCCATATGAATGGAAAAACCAAGCAAATTATTTGCTATTGCCTGGATGCAGGCAATTATAAAAGAGCTTGTTTTTGGGGGAGGGCGGAAGAGTAAAGTTTTTAACATTAAAGACAGGTTGTCTGCTAGACTATTAATTAATCTTTTTTTCCTTCTAAAGTAATGATACAGGGGATAAACTTAAAACAGCAGTTGGATCATGGGTTCCGGCGCACCCTCTCGATTCTACGGCACATCCAGAAAATGGCCGCTTAAGCGATGTTTGAAAGCGCTGTGAAACCAACATGTTACACTATAAATCCATGGCTGACCGTCCTTTCCGGGATAACCGTAATATGGAGGTTAAATACCCTGCATGATTAATCCCTCTTTTTTTGTTATTTTTCCAGTATTAAATATCCTCATATGCCTGGGCCTGGCTTTTTTTATTCTTAGCAGGGATTATAAGAGCCCGGCCAACCTGGGCTTTGCATCGGGATTGTTGAGCCTCCTCTGTCTGGAGTTTGGTAATGCGCTTGTAATGCTGTCGGCCGGAGCTCCGCAAATGATGCTTACGGGCTTGTATCTTGGTATTGTTGGTCAACTCATGCTGCCACCTTCATGGCTTCTCTTTTCTCTGACCTTTTCAAGGGAAAATCAGAAACAATTGCTTCTTCGCTGGACGCCGCTTCTTGCCGGTTTGACAATTATATCTGTTGTTTTTATTTTTTTCCTAAGGTCTCCTGATTTTATTTTTTTATCATCTGCTCCTCCGGATTCTGCAAAAAGTCCCGCACCCGCTTTTTATCTTGGCTCAATAGGGAAGTATTGTTATCTCTATTTAATATTGAGCATACTTTTCAGCCTTGTTCTCCTTGAGAATACATTTCGCTTTTCCACAGGCCATAAACGCTGGCAAATAAAATACGTCATATTTGGTGTAGGGGCTATTCTGTTTTTCTTTATTTATTACTTTAGCCAGCTTTTGCTTTTCTCAATGATCAATGTCGAGCTCGTTCGTGTTTTATCCATTGTTATCCTTTTTTCCGTGTCTGTTATGACCGTTTTCATCGTGCGCCATCGTTTACTGAATGTGGATGTATTTGTATCGAGGTATATTGTTTATCATTCGGTAACAATCCTGATTGTGGGAACTTACTTTATTCTTGTCGGCCTTGTTGTTTACGGCATACAATACTTTAATCTGCCTTTTGACTATTCCCTGTCGACACTCATTATCTTTCTGGCAATATTCATATTACTCGTACTGGGTTTTTCAACTTCCGTAAGGAGAAAAATCCAGCTTTTCCTTAACAGGCATTTTTATAAGCACAAATATGAATTCAGAGATAAGTGGATGGAGTCGATTGAAAAAATCAGTTCTAAAACATCGGTTGATGAGATCTGCCGAACATTGATTGATATGATTTTGGAAACAATGGGGGCAAAGGAAGTTTATTTGTGGTTATACAGCCCTGTAACGGGGAGTTATAAGGCTTTTAATGCCGGTTTTTTAGAGGCATACGAAAATATTGAAAGTGATTATCCGCTTATAAAATTAATAAAACAAAAAAAAGCGCCTTTTAACATAAACCATGTATTCGATGAAATCGATGACGGTGAGGGGATTTCAGATCTGGAAAAGCTTATCGCGGTGACAGGGGGAGTCTTGTGCTCACCCTTGAATGCCGGGGGGACGATTGAAGGTTTTGTGCTTCAGCAGGAAGATGTCTCGGGAGAACCCTACCGGTCCGATGACTTTGAATTCCTGACAGCTGTTACTACTCAGGCAGCGGTTCAGTTAAAAAACATAACGCTGTCACAAGAACTGATACAGGTTAAAGAAGTGGATATGTTTAATAAAATGTCTTCCTTTATTATGCACGACCTGAAGAACCTGACTAATTCGCTTTCTCTCGTGAGCCAGAATGCAGCAAAAAATATGGACAATCCGGAGTTTCAAAAAGATGCAGTCAAGGCAATTGACAATACGGTAAATAGAATGAAATCCTTAATCGAGAAATTATCCTCTGCTCCCAAGAAAATGGACCTTAAAAAAGAAAGGGTTGATATTAAAGCGCTTATACACAATTCAATGAAAAAAATAATGGGAAAGGAAAAAAAAGTTGTTTGTACTGCTCATTTAAATGATCTTCCCTTCATATATGCCGATCCCCATTCCATTGAGATGGTATTGATAAATCTTTTGACAAATGCCTATGATGCAATAAACAATAATGGTATCATTTCAGTACGGTCTCATTGTGATGACAGCTACATTAATGTTATTGTTTGTGATAATGGTGAAGGGATGACGAAGGAGTTTATCGAGAAGGCGCTTTTTCATCCCTTTAAATCATCAAAAAAAACCGGTTTCGGAATCGGTTTATACCAGAGTAAAATGATTATCGAAGCCCACGGCGGCGATATTAATGTAGAGAGTGAAAAAGGTGAAGGGACATCCTTTACTATCAGGCTGCCCCTGTAAATTTTGCAGGGAAACCCCGTAATTTTCGTTATGGATGGATATTGTCTATGAAAAAGCCGGAATTGTTAGTCATTGATGATGAAGAAAGTATCAGGTCACAAATGAAGTGGGCCCTGATTGAAGATTATGATGTCTTTGTTGCTGAAAATGCAGCGACGGCAATGAAAATTATGGATAGGCAAAAACCGCCGCTTGTGACACTTGATCTTGGTCTCCCTCCCGATCCTGAAGGCATAGAAGAAGGTTTGAAATTACTTGAGAGAATACTTATTAATCACCCCGCTTCAAAAGTTATTGTTGTTTCAGGTAACCCTGACAGTGATGCGCCTCTCCAGGCCATTTCAAAGGGTGCCCATGACTTTTTCACCAAACCTATTAATATAGATGAACTTAAAGGCATTCTTAAAAGGGCCTGTTACGTTTATTCTCTTGAGAGTAAATATCAAAGCCTGCAAAGAAAGTTTCATTATCAGTCCTTTAAAGAAATGATCGGCTCCAGCTCAAAAATGCAGGAAGTTTTTAGTACGGTCAAGAAAATTGCAACGACTGATGTTCCTGTGCTTATTTTGGGAGAAAGCGGGACCGGGAAAGAACTCGTGGCTAATGCGGTTCACGATCAAAGCCTGAGGGGAGGTAAGGCCTTTGTTCCCATTAATTGCGGCGCTATTCCTGAAAACCTGATGGAAAGTGAGCTTTTTGGACATGAAAAGGGATCTTTTACAGGCGCTCATACTCAGAGAAAGGGGAAGATAGAGCTTGCTCATGAAGGAACGCTTTTTCTCGATGAAATAGGAGACCTGCCTCTCCCGCTTCAGGTTAAATTACTGAGGTTTTTGCAGGATAATAAACTGGAAAGAATTGGAGGCAGAGAAACGATCAATCTGGATGTGAGAGTTGTTGCTGCAACCAATAAACGAATTGAAGACCTTGTCAGGGAGGGACACTTCAGGGAAGATCTTTATTACAGGCTGGCCGTTGTTACCATTGATTTGCCGCCCATTAGAGAAAGGGGGGAAGATAAGCTGCTGCTGGCCAAATCCTTTTTGCAGAAATACGGTGCCAATCGTGGAAACCCCAAGAGTTTAACGCCTGAAGCGATAGAAAGTATTGATAAATATGAATGGCCGGGGAATGTAAGAGAACTGGAAAATAAAATTCAAAGGGCCCTTGCTTTTGCTGACGGCAACCACATTATACCTGCCGATCTGGCGCTCGGCAGCGCCGAAGGTGAAAGCAAGTCGCTAAACTTGAAAAAAGCCAGGGAAGCGCTGGATATTAAATATATAAATACGGCAATAATGAAAAATAAAGGTAATATCAGCAGGGCGGCTGAAGACCTGGGCTTGACCAGGCCGACCCTTCATGCGCTCATGAATAAATATTGCATAAAGAAATGATTAAGCCGTGGCGATTGTTTATATCTGAAGAGATAAAAAGGACTTTTTATAGGAACTGAAGACCGGCCCTTAGTGTGTCACCTTCCTTGTTTATCCATACTATTTGGGCAGCAGAGTTAATGTCAAAGTCTTCCATTAATATATTGACTTCCTCGTTTTTAGCAATGGGAACACCCGCATCGACCTCAATCCCAAGGCCTCCCTCTGAAATATCGCAGGCTTTGACAGTCACTTTTATTTTATTGTTCGTAAGTAAGCAGGGTCTGTTAATCAGTGAGCGCTGGTAACTTCTGATCATTGACTCTCCGGTGAGAAAAAAAGAATAACCACAAAAAGGACACGTTGTATTTGTATCATTGTAAGCCGTAAAAAACTGGCTGTCGCATCTTTCACAGGATGTATTTTTCATTCGTAATCCTTACATAAAAAATTAATCCCCGGCGGGGACAATTCCCCGCACTTTGCCAGGGGGCGGTTGATTATAAAAAGTTTAGAACAATTGTCTGCTAAAGTCTATAGATTTTGGATTAGCACATCAGTAAGAAAATCGAAGCAATAAAAGTGCCAAAAATGTTTTTATGTCCTTGTAAAATGATGGTTGTTTTGAGTGAAAACCTTGTCGGGAATGTAAGAACGTTCTTTTTTAAGTAATATCTGAATCCTGCAATCAGGCGGTGTTGGGCCGTCAGCTGAGGTACAGAGCTTGTGGCGGCTTCAGGGCTTTCATACGCTATGCAGCCCCTTGCAGCTGCGTTGAGAACTGCTTGCCCCATTGCCTTAAGCCTCTGCTCTGTCAGCCTCTGTCACGGGCCCACTTGCAGCATTCAGGTGATAATGTTGACTAAGGACTTTATACATAAGCGCCCGGTTTCTATAGTAAAGTGTGAAGAACAGGCTGTTATGGCGCTTTCGCTGAGGGATCTATTTGGTCCTGTCAGTTTTTTTTACAGGCCTTCTCCTTGTTTCTTTTTTTAAAGTATCTGTTTTTAAATGATTTATTTGATTTCTTAGCTCTGTGCTTCTGTTGTGATTCTGCTTAAAGGTGTCAGATTTAACCCGGTTTTATTTATAATTGGATAAATAGTTGCCGGTATGTTAAAAAGGAATTGAAAACTTAACCTGAAAATAGATTATTAACCGTAAGGGGTTTCTTATGCGATACAGGAGAATTGATAAAAGGTTTCTCGTTAACGTTGCTTGCCTTTTTTCTTTTTTAATTCTTATCTTTTCATGCAGTGAAAATAAAGAAGAAAAAATAAAGAATCATTTTAAGCGGGGAGAACAGTATCTAAGTGTAATGAAATACAGGGAAGCCATTATTGAATTTAAAAATGTAATTCAGTTAAATCCAAATAACGCGCAGGGACATTATAAGCTGGGAACGGCATACTGGAAGCTGGGAGGCAAAAAAAATATTCAACTCGCATTTGCTGAATTTAATAAAACGGTAAATCTTGATTCCGGTGTAATTGACGCTCAACTGAAACTGGCAGAGATCTATCTTGTCACCGGGAATCTTGAAAAAGCAAAAGAGAGGGTCCGCTATGTTTTAGGCGTGGATGCTGAAAACCTTGATGCCGGGGTGTTAAATGCCGCTATTCTGGCAGCAGAAAAGAATTTTGATTCTGCTGTTCCCCTGCTTAATGAAATTATTGGAAAAGCTTCCGGTGATATTCGCGCTCATATGGTTTTGGCCTCTATTTATACTGCACAGAGGAAGGCGGACCTGGCAAAAAAGATGTATAAGGAAGCCATATCAGTTCAGGGCAATGATGTCAAACCGCGGCTTGCATTGGCCCGTCTGTTTCTCATGCAGAATGATAAAGAGAGCGCTGAGAAAACTTTAAAAGATACGCTTCGGGTTGCTCCCGGAAACAGGGATGCGCTGGCATATTTAGCGCGTTTATATAGGATGACAGGCAGAAAGGAAAGGGCGGAAAAGACTTATAGAGAGATAATTAAACTAAACCCCGGTGATAATGAAGGCTATGCTTTGCTTGCAGCTTTTTATGAGGCAGGTGACCAGGAGGATAAGGCCCTAGAAACATTAAAGAGCGGACTGGCCAAGGTTGAAAATTCTATGGGGCTTAAAAGAAGAATTGCCACTCTCCTTTTGAATAAAGGGGACAGGAAAGGGGCTTCCCGTGAGATAGAAGGCATTCTTAAGGAGAATAAAGAAGACGCTTACGCACTCTACCTGAGAGGCAGACTGGACCTGATGGAAAGCAAGTTTAAGGATGCTGTCAAAAACCTTAAAAGTTCTGTTCGGTTATCACCGAAATTTGCAGAGGGCCGCCTCTATCTTGGCCTTGCTTATGAGGCGGCAAATGATCTTCATTTAGCGA is a genomic window containing:
- the prsR gene encoding PEP-CTERM-box response regulator transcription factor — protein: MKKPELLVIDDEESIRSQMKWALIEDYDVFVAENAATAMKIMDRQKPPLVTLDLGLPPDPEGIEEGLKLLERILINHPASKVIVVSGNPDSDAPLQAISKGAHDFFTKPINIDELKGILKRACYVYSLESKYQSLQRKFHYQSFKEMIGSSSKMQEVFSTVKKIATTDVPVLILGESGTGKELVANAVHDQSLRGGKAFVPINCGAIPENLMESELFGHEKGSFTGAHTQRKGKIELAHEGTLFLDEIGDLPLPLQVKLLRFLQDNKLERIGGRETINLDVRVVAATNKRIEDLVREGHFREDLYYRLAVVTIDLPPIRERGEDKLLLAKSFLQKYGANRGNPKSLTPEAIESIDKYEWPGNVRELENKIQRALAFADGNHIIPADLALGSAEGESKSLNLKKAREALDIKYINTAIMKNKGNISRAAEDLGLTRPTLHALMNKYCIKK
- the prsK gene encoding PEP-CTERM system histidine kinase PrsK, with translation MINPSFFVIFPVLNILICLGLAFFILSRDYKSPANLGFASGLLSLLCLEFGNALVMLSAGAPQMMLTGLYLGIVGQLMLPPSWLLFSLTFSRENQKQLLLRWTPLLAGLTIISVVFIFFLRSPDFIFLSSAPPDSAKSPAPAFYLGSIGKYCYLYLILSILFSLVLLENTFRFSTGHKRWQIKYVIFGVGAILFFFIYYFSQLLLFSMINVELVRVLSIVILFSVSVMTVFIVRHRLLNVDVFVSRYIVYHSVTILIVGTYFILVGLVVYGIQYFNLPFDYSLSTLIIFLAIFILLVLGFSTSVRRKIQLFLNRHFYKHKYEFRDKWMESIEKISSKTSVDEICRTLIDMILETMGAKEVYLWLYSPVTGSYKAFNAGFLEAYENIESDYPLIKLIKQKKAPFNINHVFDEIDDGEGISDLEKLIAVTGGVLCSPLNAGGTIEGFVLQQEDVSGEPYRSDDFEFLTAVTTQAAVQLKNITLSQELIQVKEVDMFNKMSSFIMHDLKNLTNSLSLVSQNAAKNMDNPEFQKDAVKAIDNTVNRMKSLIEKLSSAPKKMDLKKERVDIKALIHNSMKKIMGKEKKVVCTAHLNDLPFIYADPHSIEMVLINLLTNAYDAINNNGIISVRSHCDDSYINVIVCDNGEGMTKEFIEKALFHPFKSSKKTGFGIGLYQSKMIIEAHGGDINVESEKGEGTSFTIRLPL
- a CDS encoding PilZ domain-containing protein, which produces MKNTSCERCDSQFFTAYNDTNTTCPFCGYSFFLTGESMIRSYQRSLINRPCLLTNNKIKVTVKACDISEGGLGIEVDAGVPIAKNEEVNILMEDFDINSAAQIVWINKEGDTLRAGLQFL
- a CDS encoding tetratricopeptide repeat protein; translated protein: MRYRRIDKRFLVNVACLFSFLILIFSCSENKEEKIKNHFKRGEQYLSVMKYREAIIEFKNVIQLNPNNAQGHYKLGTAYWKLGGKKNIQLAFAEFNKTVNLDSGVIDAQLKLAEIYLVTGNLEKAKERVRYVLGVDAENLDAGVLNAAILAAEKNFDSAVPLLNEIIGKASGDIRAHMVLASIYTAQRKADLAKKMYKEAISVQGNDVKPRLALARLFLMQNDKESAEKTLKDTLRVAPGNRDALAYLARLYRMTGRKERAEKTYREIIKLNPGDNEGYALLAAFYEAGDQEDKALETLKSGLAKVENSMGLKRRIATLLLNKGDRKGASREIEGILKENKEDAYALYLRGRLDLMESKFKDAVKNLKSSVRLSPKFAEGRLYLGLAYEAANDLHLAKSELLEALKLNPGLDKAILPLASIYLMTKDYNLALEAVNKVLKKAPRNLSANLIAGDIKIEMKKLEDAAGHFNRVKELYPHDPRSYAKLGLIHQYQGRDDDAVREYEAVLEKNPLLIDVLRMIITIHLNNKAPEKAIKRMRAQLDKAPHDAVMNHLMGRVYWMTGDIGNAEKYYRKSMEIDDGRVDVYIDLGKIYNKKGSLDEAIRKYEEAIKISPENLAPYMLLGVIYENKKEVEKATEIYKKALQINPGFAPAANNLAWIYVENDGNMDVALSLAERAKEELPHDPSISDTLGWIYYKKQAYLKAISLFRESLEKTPDTPAIHYHLGMAYAMKGDEALARASLEKALSLSKDFPGADEAGETLKRIKKGE